Proteins from a genomic interval of Syngnathus acus chromosome 4, fSynAcu1.2, whole genome shotgun sequence:
- the LOC119121239 gene encoding ephrin type-B receptor 3-like isoform X4 — MTMDYILLLCSFLLPVATAVEETLMDTKWATTELAWTSHPETGWEEVSGYDDAMNPIRTYQVCNVRELNQNNWLRSDFIPRKDVLRVYVEMKFTVRDCNSIPNIPGSCKETFNLFYYESDSDSATATSPFWMENPYVKVDTIAPDTSFSKLDSGLVNTKVRSFGPLSKAGFYLAFQDLGACMSLISVRVFYKKCSTTIANFAVFPETATGAEATSLVIAPGTCVPNALEVSVPLKLYCNGDGEWMVPVGACTCSAGFEPAMTDTQCQACSPGTFKYKQGEGFCLPCPANSRASAGAASICSCRNGYYRSDTDTPDSPCTTVPSAPRNVISSVNETSLVLEWSEPRDLGGRDDTFYNVICKKCLPERGMCSRCDDNVDISPRHLGLTQRRVAVRNLQAHTQYSFEIQAVNGVSNKSPYTPQFSAVNITTNQAAPSAVPTVHLMAATASTMSLSWLPPEKPNGIILDYEIKYHEKVRTNDQGEAIAHTMTAQRSNARIEGLKAGTPYVVQVRARTVAGYGRYSSPADFSTNLQTDPPKLWQEQLPLIVGSATAVFVFIIAVVVIAIVCLRKQRNGSESEYTEKLQQYKSPIVTPGMKVYIDPFTYEDPNEAVREFAKEIDVSCVKIEEVIGAGNPPKLLSYRGKTASHLQAIPLEDFTPSGEFGEVCRGRLKLPGRREIIVAIKTLKVGYTDRQRRDFLSEASIMGQFDHPNIIRLEGVVTKSRPVMIVTEFMENGALDSFLRLNDGQFTVIQLVGMLRGIAAGMKYLSDMNYVHRDLAARNILVNSNLVCKVSDFGLSRFLEDDPSDPTYTSSLYFMLTYSFAYPQGGKIPIRWTAPEAIAYRKFTSASDVWSYGIVMWEVMSYGERPYWDMSNQDVINAVEQDYRLPPPMDCPTALHQLMLDCWVKERNLRPKFTQIVATLDKLIRNAASLKVVTNSTQSTGVSQPLLDRCVPDYTTFTTVGDWLDAIKMSRYHDNFINAGFASFDLVAQMTAEDLLRIGVTLAGHQKKILGSIQDMRLQMNQTLPVQV, encoded by the exons AGACACTGATGGACACCAAGTGGGCCACTACAGAATTAGCCTGGACTTCGCACCCTGAGACTGGG tgGGAAGAAGTGAGTGGCTATGATGATGCCATGAATCCCATCCGGACTTATCAAGTATGTAACGTAAGAGAGCTCAACCAGAATAACTGGCTACGCAGTGACTTTATCCCGAGGAAGGATGTGCTGCGCGTATATGTGGAGATGAAATTCACAGTGCGTGACTGCAACAGCATCCCAAACATCCCAGGCTCCTGCAAAGAGACCTTCAACCTCTTCTACTATGAGTCCGACTCAGACTCAGCCACAGCAACCAGTCCCTTCTGGATGGAAAACCCATATGTGAAAGTGGACACCATTGCCCCGGATACAAGCTTTTCCAAGCTCGATTCCGGACTGGTTAACACTAAAGTCAGAAGTTTTGGGCCACTGTCCAAAGCCGGGTTCTACTTGGCCTTCCAGGACCTTGGGGCTTGCATGTCACTCATCTCAGTGAGGGTGTTTTATAAGAAGTGCTCCACCACGATTGCAAACTTTGCAGTTTTTCCAGAAACAGCAACTGGAGCCGAGGCAACGTCTCTGGTGATTGCACCTGGAACTTGTGTCCCCAATGCCTTGGAGGTGTCTGTGCCTCTAAAGCTGTACTGCAATGGAGATGGGGAATGGATGGTTCCTGTGGGTGCCTGCACCTGCTCGGCTGGCTTTGAACCAGCCATGACGGATACACAGTGCCAAG CTTGCAGTCCCGGCACCTTCAAGTACAAGCAAGGGGAAGGCTTCTGCTTGCCTTGTCCCGCAAACAGCCGTGCCAGTGCTGGAGCGGCAAGCATTTGCTCCTGTCGAAACGGTTACTACCGctcagacacagacacaccaGACTCCCCATGCACAA CTGTTCCCTCCGCCCCTCGCAATGTCATCTCCAGTGTGAATGAAACCTCACTTGTACTGGAATGGAGTGAACCACGGGATCTGGGCGGCCGCGATGATACCTTCTACAACGTCATTTGTAAGAAGTGCCTGCCCGAACGGGGAATGTGTTCCCGCTGCGATGACAACGTGGATATCTCGCCACGTCACCTGGGTTTGACCCAGCGTAGAGTGGCGGTGCGCAACCTGCAAGCCCATACCCAGTACAGCTTTGAGATCCAGGCTGTGAATGGAGTTTCCAACAAAAGCCCTTACACACCTCAGTTTTCTGCTGTGAACATCACCACCAATCAAGCCG cACCGTCTGCGGTACCCACAGTTCATCTAATGGCAGCCACAGCGAGCACCATGAGCCTGTCCTGGCTCCCTCCAGAAAAACCCAACGGAATCATTTTGGATTATGAGATTAAGTACCATGAGAAGGTAAGAACTAAT GATCAGGGTGAAGCCATTGCTCATACAATGACGGCCCAACGGAGCAATGCCCGCATTGAAGGTCTCAAGGCTGGTACGCCTTATGTGGTGCAGGTTCGAGCACGAACAGTGGCTGGGTATGGCCGCTATAGCAGCCCAGCTGACTTCAGTACCAACCTGCAAA CTGACCCACCAAAACTGTGGCAGGAGCAACTACCCCTCATTGTAGGATCAGCCACTGCAGTATTCGTCTTCATCATTGCTGTTGTGGTCATCGCCATTGTCTGCCTCAg aAAGCAAAGAAATGGTTCAGAGTCAGAATACACAGAGAAACTACAGCAATACA AATCTCCTATAGTCACTCCGGGAATGAAGGTCTACATTGACCCGTTCACCTACGAGGACCCCAACGAAGCCGTGAGGGAGTTTGCCAAAGAGATTGATGTCTCCTGCGTGAAGATCGAGGAGGTCATCGGCGCAGGTAACCCACCAAAGCTCCTGAGCTACAGGGGGAAGACTGCTAGTCACCTCCAGGCCATACCGTTAGAGGACTTCACACCAAGCG GAGAGTTTGGTGAGGTATGCCGCGGTCGCCTCAAGCTTCCCGGCCGCCGTGAGATCATTGTTGCCATCAAGACTCTCAAAGTGGGCTACACTGACCGACAGAGGAGAGACTTCCTCTCAGAGGCATCAATCATGGGCCAGTTTGACCACCCTAATATCATCCGCTTGGAAGGCGTGGTCACCAAGAGTCGACCAGTGATGATTGTGACAGAGTTCATGGAAAATGGGGCCCTGGATTCGTTCCTAAGG CTCAATGACGGGCAGTTCACAGTGATTCAGCTTGTTGGCATGCTGCGTGGCATCGCAGCAGGCATGAAGTACCTGTCAGATATGAATTACGTACACAGAGACTTGGCTGCCCGGAACATCCTGGTCAACAGTAATCTGGTGTGCAAGGTTTCTGACTTCGGCCTATCTCGTTTCCTTGAGGATGACCCATCAGACCCCACATACACAAGCTCACTG TATTTCATGCTCACCTACTCATTCGCATATCCACAGGGAGGGAAGATTCCTATTCGATGGACGGCACCAGAGGCGATTGCCTACAGGAAGTTTACCTCAGCAAGTGACGTGTGGAGCTATGGCATTGTCATGTGGGAAGTGATGTCATATGGAGAGCGGCCGTATTGGGACATGAGCAATCAAGAT GTGATAAATGCAGTGGAGCAGGACTATCGACTTCCCCCGCCAATGGACTGCCCCACAGCACTACATCAACTCATGTTAGACTGCTGGGTGAAAGAACGCAACCTACGGCCAAAATTCACCCAGATTGTTGCCACCCTGGATAAACTAATCCGCAATGCCGCCAGCCTCAAAGTTGTCACCAACAGCACACAGTCTACTGG GGTATCCCAACCCTTGCTTGACCGCTGCGTGCCAGACTATACAACATTCACCACTGTGGGAGATTGGCTGGACGCAATCAAGATGAGCCGCTACCATGACAATTTCATCAATGCTGGATTTGCTTCCTTTGACCTGGTTGCCCAGATGACAGCAGA AGACTTGCTGCGGATAGGGGTTACATTGGCCGGCCACCAGAAGAAGATTCTCGGTAGCATTCAGGACATGAGATTACAGATGAACCAAACACTTCCTGTCCAGGTGTGA
- the LOC119121239 gene encoding ephrin type-B receptor 3-like isoform X3 codes for MTMDYILLLCSFLLPVATAVEETLMDTKWATTELAWTSHPETGWEEVSGYDDAMNPIRTYQVCNVRELNQNNWLRSDFIPRKDVLRVYVEMKFTVRDCNSIPNIPGSCKETFNLFYYESDSDSATATSPFWMENPYVKVDTIAPDTSFSKLDSGLVNTKVRSFGPLSKAGFYLAFQDLGACMSLISVRVFYKKCSTTIANFAVFPETATGAEATSLVIAPGTCVPNALEVSVPLKLYCNGDGEWMVPVGACTCSAGFEPAMTDTQCQACSPGTFKYKQGEGFCLPCPANSRASAGAASICSCRNGYYRSDTDTPDSPCTTVPSAPRNVISSVNETSLVLEWSEPRDLGGRDDTFYNVICKKCLPERGMCSRCDDNVDISPRHLGLTQRRVAVRNLQAHTQYSFEIQAVNGVSNKSPYTPQFSAVNITTNQAAPSAVPTVHLMAATASTMSLSWLPPEKPNGIILDYEIKYHEKVRTNDQGEAIAHTMTAQRSNARIEGLKAGTPYVVQVRARTVAGYGRYSSPADFSTNLQTDPPKLWQEQLPLIVGSATAVFVFIIAVVVIAIVCLRKQRNGSESEYTEKLQQYITPGMKVYIDPFTYEDPNEAVREFAKEIDVSCVKIEEVIGAGNPPKLLSYRGKTASHLQAIPLEDFTPSGTFTQFIGEFGEVCRGRLKLPGRREIIVAIKTLKVGYTDRQRRDFLSEASIMGQFDHPNIIRLEGVVTKSRPVMIVTEFMENGALDSFLRLNDGQFTVIQLVGMLRGIAAGMKYLSDMNYVHRDLAARNILVNSNLVCKVSDFGLSRFLEDDPSDPTYTSSLYFMLTYSFAYPQGGKIPIRWTAPEAIAYRKFTSASDVWSYGIVMWEVMSYGERPYWDMSNQDVINAVEQDYRLPPPMDCPTALHQLMLDCWVKERNLRPKFTQIVATLDKLIRNAASLKVVTNSTQSTGVSQPLLDRCVPDYTTFTTVGDWLDAIKMSRYHDNFINAGFASFDLVAQMTAEDLLRIGVTLAGHQKKILGSIQDMRLQMNQTLPVQV; via the exons AGACACTGATGGACACCAAGTGGGCCACTACAGAATTAGCCTGGACTTCGCACCCTGAGACTGGG tgGGAAGAAGTGAGTGGCTATGATGATGCCATGAATCCCATCCGGACTTATCAAGTATGTAACGTAAGAGAGCTCAACCAGAATAACTGGCTACGCAGTGACTTTATCCCGAGGAAGGATGTGCTGCGCGTATATGTGGAGATGAAATTCACAGTGCGTGACTGCAACAGCATCCCAAACATCCCAGGCTCCTGCAAAGAGACCTTCAACCTCTTCTACTATGAGTCCGACTCAGACTCAGCCACAGCAACCAGTCCCTTCTGGATGGAAAACCCATATGTGAAAGTGGACACCATTGCCCCGGATACAAGCTTTTCCAAGCTCGATTCCGGACTGGTTAACACTAAAGTCAGAAGTTTTGGGCCACTGTCCAAAGCCGGGTTCTACTTGGCCTTCCAGGACCTTGGGGCTTGCATGTCACTCATCTCAGTGAGGGTGTTTTATAAGAAGTGCTCCACCACGATTGCAAACTTTGCAGTTTTTCCAGAAACAGCAACTGGAGCCGAGGCAACGTCTCTGGTGATTGCACCTGGAACTTGTGTCCCCAATGCCTTGGAGGTGTCTGTGCCTCTAAAGCTGTACTGCAATGGAGATGGGGAATGGATGGTTCCTGTGGGTGCCTGCACCTGCTCGGCTGGCTTTGAACCAGCCATGACGGATACACAGTGCCAAG CTTGCAGTCCCGGCACCTTCAAGTACAAGCAAGGGGAAGGCTTCTGCTTGCCTTGTCCCGCAAACAGCCGTGCCAGTGCTGGAGCGGCAAGCATTTGCTCCTGTCGAAACGGTTACTACCGctcagacacagacacaccaGACTCCCCATGCACAA CTGTTCCCTCCGCCCCTCGCAATGTCATCTCCAGTGTGAATGAAACCTCACTTGTACTGGAATGGAGTGAACCACGGGATCTGGGCGGCCGCGATGATACCTTCTACAACGTCATTTGTAAGAAGTGCCTGCCCGAACGGGGAATGTGTTCCCGCTGCGATGACAACGTGGATATCTCGCCACGTCACCTGGGTTTGACCCAGCGTAGAGTGGCGGTGCGCAACCTGCAAGCCCATACCCAGTACAGCTTTGAGATCCAGGCTGTGAATGGAGTTTCCAACAAAAGCCCTTACACACCTCAGTTTTCTGCTGTGAACATCACCACCAATCAAGCCG cACCGTCTGCGGTACCCACAGTTCATCTAATGGCAGCCACAGCGAGCACCATGAGCCTGTCCTGGCTCCCTCCAGAAAAACCCAACGGAATCATTTTGGATTATGAGATTAAGTACCATGAGAAGGTAAGAACTAAT GATCAGGGTGAAGCCATTGCTCATACAATGACGGCCCAACGGAGCAATGCCCGCATTGAAGGTCTCAAGGCTGGTACGCCTTATGTGGTGCAGGTTCGAGCACGAACAGTGGCTGGGTATGGCCGCTATAGCAGCCCAGCTGACTTCAGTACCAACCTGCAAA CTGACCCACCAAAACTGTGGCAGGAGCAACTACCCCTCATTGTAGGATCAGCCACTGCAGTATTCGTCTTCATCATTGCTGTTGTGGTCATCGCCATTGTCTGCCTCAg aAAGCAAAGAAATGGTTCAGAGTCAGAATACACAGAGAAACTACAGCAATACA TCACTCCGGGAATGAAGGTCTACATTGACCCGTTCACCTACGAGGACCCCAACGAAGCCGTGAGGGAGTTTGCCAAAGAGATTGATGTCTCCTGCGTGAAGATCGAGGAGGTCATCGGCGCAGGTAACCCACCAAAGCTCCTGAGCTACAGGGGGAAGACTGCTAGTCACCTCCAGGCCATACCGTTAGAGGACTTCACACCAAGCGGTACTTTCACTCAATTCATCG GAGAGTTTGGTGAGGTATGCCGCGGTCGCCTCAAGCTTCCCGGCCGCCGTGAGATCATTGTTGCCATCAAGACTCTCAAAGTGGGCTACACTGACCGACAGAGGAGAGACTTCCTCTCAGAGGCATCAATCATGGGCCAGTTTGACCACCCTAATATCATCCGCTTGGAAGGCGTGGTCACCAAGAGTCGACCAGTGATGATTGTGACAGAGTTCATGGAAAATGGGGCCCTGGATTCGTTCCTAAGG CTCAATGACGGGCAGTTCACAGTGATTCAGCTTGTTGGCATGCTGCGTGGCATCGCAGCAGGCATGAAGTACCTGTCAGATATGAATTACGTACACAGAGACTTGGCTGCCCGGAACATCCTGGTCAACAGTAATCTGGTGTGCAAGGTTTCTGACTTCGGCCTATCTCGTTTCCTTGAGGATGACCCATCAGACCCCACATACACAAGCTCACTG TATTTCATGCTCACCTACTCATTCGCATATCCACAGGGAGGGAAGATTCCTATTCGATGGACGGCACCAGAGGCGATTGCCTACAGGAAGTTTACCTCAGCAAGTGACGTGTGGAGCTATGGCATTGTCATGTGGGAAGTGATGTCATATGGAGAGCGGCCGTATTGGGACATGAGCAATCAAGAT GTGATAAATGCAGTGGAGCAGGACTATCGACTTCCCCCGCCAATGGACTGCCCCACAGCACTACATCAACTCATGTTAGACTGCTGGGTGAAAGAACGCAACCTACGGCCAAAATTCACCCAGATTGTTGCCACCCTGGATAAACTAATCCGCAATGCCGCCAGCCTCAAAGTTGTCACCAACAGCACACAGTCTACTGG GGTATCCCAACCCTTGCTTGACCGCTGCGTGCCAGACTATACAACATTCACCACTGTGGGAGATTGGCTGGACGCAATCAAGATGAGCCGCTACCATGACAATTTCATCAATGCTGGATTTGCTTCCTTTGACCTGGTTGCCCAGATGACAGCAGA AGACTTGCTGCGGATAGGGGTTACATTGGCCGGCCACCAGAAGAAGATTCTCGGTAGCATTCAGGACATGAGATTACAGATGAACCAAACACTTCCTGTCCAGGTGTGA
- the LOC119121239 gene encoding ephrin type-B receptor 3-like isoform X7 yields MTMDYILLLCSFLLPVATAVEETLMDTKWATTELAWTSHPETGWEEVSGYDDAMNPIRTYQVCNVRELNQNNWLRSDFIPRKDVLRVYVEMKFTVRDCNSIPNIPGSCKETFNLFYYESDSDSATATSPFWMENPYVKVDTIAPDTSFSKLDSGLVNTKVRSFGPLSKAGFYLAFQDLGACMSLISVRVFYKKCSTTIANFAVFPETATGAEATSLVIAPGTCVPNALEVSVPLKLYCNGDGEWMVPVGACTCSAGFEPAMTDTQCQACSPGTFKYKQGEGFCLPCPANSRASAGAASICSCRNGYYRSDTDTPDSPCTTVPSAPRNVISSVNETSLVLEWSEPRDLGGRDDTFYNVICKKCLPERGMCSRCDDNVDISPRHLGLTQRRVAVRNLQAHTQYSFEIQAVNGVSNKSPYTPQFSAVNITTNQAAPSAVPTVHLMAATASTMSLSWLPPEKPNGIILDYEIKYHEKVRTNDQGEAIAHTMTAQRSNARIEGLKAGTPYVVQVRARTVAGYGRYSSPADFSTNLQTDPPKLWQEQLPLIVGSATAVFVFIIAVVVIAIVCLRKQRNGSESEYTEKLQQYKSPIVTPGMKVYIDPFTYEDPNEAVREFAKEIDVSCVKIEEVIGAGEFGEVCRGRLKLPGRREIIVAIKTLKVGYTDRQRRDFLSEASIMGQFDHPNIIRLEGVVTKSRPVMIVTEFMENGALDSFLRLNDGQFTVIQLVGMLRGIAAGMKYLSDMNYVHRDLAARNILVNSNLVCKVSDFGLSRFLEDDPSDPTYTSSLYFMLTYSFAYPQGGKIPIRWTAPEAIAYRKFTSASDVWSYGIVMWEVMSYGERPYWDMSNQDVINAVEQDYRLPPPMDCPTALHQLMLDCWVKERNLRPKFTQIVATLDKLIRNAASLKVVTNSTQSTGVSQPLLDRCVPDYTTFTTVGDWLDAIKMSRYHDNFINAGFASFDLVAQMTAEDLLRIGVTLAGHQKKILGSIQDMRLQMNQTLPVQV; encoded by the exons AGACACTGATGGACACCAAGTGGGCCACTACAGAATTAGCCTGGACTTCGCACCCTGAGACTGGG tgGGAAGAAGTGAGTGGCTATGATGATGCCATGAATCCCATCCGGACTTATCAAGTATGTAACGTAAGAGAGCTCAACCAGAATAACTGGCTACGCAGTGACTTTATCCCGAGGAAGGATGTGCTGCGCGTATATGTGGAGATGAAATTCACAGTGCGTGACTGCAACAGCATCCCAAACATCCCAGGCTCCTGCAAAGAGACCTTCAACCTCTTCTACTATGAGTCCGACTCAGACTCAGCCACAGCAACCAGTCCCTTCTGGATGGAAAACCCATATGTGAAAGTGGACACCATTGCCCCGGATACAAGCTTTTCCAAGCTCGATTCCGGACTGGTTAACACTAAAGTCAGAAGTTTTGGGCCACTGTCCAAAGCCGGGTTCTACTTGGCCTTCCAGGACCTTGGGGCTTGCATGTCACTCATCTCAGTGAGGGTGTTTTATAAGAAGTGCTCCACCACGATTGCAAACTTTGCAGTTTTTCCAGAAACAGCAACTGGAGCCGAGGCAACGTCTCTGGTGATTGCACCTGGAACTTGTGTCCCCAATGCCTTGGAGGTGTCTGTGCCTCTAAAGCTGTACTGCAATGGAGATGGGGAATGGATGGTTCCTGTGGGTGCCTGCACCTGCTCGGCTGGCTTTGAACCAGCCATGACGGATACACAGTGCCAAG CTTGCAGTCCCGGCACCTTCAAGTACAAGCAAGGGGAAGGCTTCTGCTTGCCTTGTCCCGCAAACAGCCGTGCCAGTGCTGGAGCGGCAAGCATTTGCTCCTGTCGAAACGGTTACTACCGctcagacacagacacaccaGACTCCCCATGCACAA CTGTTCCCTCCGCCCCTCGCAATGTCATCTCCAGTGTGAATGAAACCTCACTTGTACTGGAATGGAGTGAACCACGGGATCTGGGCGGCCGCGATGATACCTTCTACAACGTCATTTGTAAGAAGTGCCTGCCCGAACGGGGAATGTGTTCCCGCTGCGATGACAACGTGGATATCTCGCCACGTCACCTGGGTTTGACCCAGCGTAGAGTGGCGGTGCGCAACCTGCAAGCCCATACCCAGTACAGCTTTGAGATCCAGGCTGTGAATGGAGTTTCCAACAAAAGCCCTTACACACCTCAGTTTTCTGCTGTGAACATCACCACCAATCAAGCCG cACCGTCTGCGGTACCCACAGTTCATCTAATGGCAGCCACAGCGAGCACCATGAGCCTGTCCTGGCTCCCTCCAGAAAAACCCAACGGAATCATTTTGGATTATGAGATTAAGTACCATGAGAAGGTAAGAACTAAT GATCAGGGTGAAGCCATTGCTCATACAATGACGGCCCAACGGAGCAATGCCCGCATTGAAGGTCTCAAGGCTGGTACGCCTTATGTGGTGCAGGTTCGAGCACGAACAGTGGCTGGGTATGGCCGCTATAGCAGCCCAGCTGACTTCAGTACCAACCTGCAAA CTGACCCACCAAAACTGTGGCAGGAGCAACTACCCCTCATTGTAGGATCAGCCACTGCAGTATTCGTCTTCATCATTGCTGTTGTGGTCATCGCCATTGTCTGCCTCAg aAAGCAAAGAAATGGTTCAGAGTCAGAATACACAGAGAAACTACAGCAATACA AATCTCCTATAGTCACTCCGGGAATGAAGGTCTACATTGACCCGTTCACCTACGAGGACCCCAACGAAGCCGTGAGGGAGTTTGCCAAAGAGATTGATGTCTCCTGCGTGAAGATCGAGGAGGTCATCGGCGCAG GAGAGTTTGGTGAGGTATGCCGCGGTCGCCTCAAGCTTCCCGGCCGCCGTGAGATCATTGTTGCCATCAAGACTCTCAAAGTGGGCTACACTGACCGACAGAGGAGAGACTTCCTCTCAGAGGCATCAATCATGGGCCAGTTTGACCACCCTAATATCATCCGCTTGGAAGGCGTGGTCACCAAGAGTCGACCAGTGATGATTGTGACAGAGTTCATGGAAAATGGGGCCCTGGATTCGTTCCTAAGG CTCAATGACGGGCAGTTCACAGTGATTCAGCTTGTTGGCATGCTGCGTGGCATCGCAGCAGGCATGAAGTACCTGTCAGATATGAATTACGTACACAGAGACTTGGCTGCCCGGAACATCCTGGTCAACAGTAATCTGGTGTGCAAGGTTTCTGACTTCGGCCTATCTCGTTTCCTTGAGGATGACCCATCAGACCCCACATACACAAGCTCACTG TATTTCATGCTCACCTACTCATTCGCATATCCACAGGGAGGGAAGATTCCTATTCGATGGACGGCACCAGAGGCGATTGCCTACAGGAAGTTTACCTCAGCAAGTGACGTGTGGAGCTATGGCATTGTCATGTGGGAAGTGATGTCATATGGAGAGCGGCCGTATTGGGACATGAGCAATCAAGAT GTGATAAATGCAGTGGAGCAGGACTATCGACTTCCCCCGCCAATGGACTGCCCCACAGCACTACATCAACTCATGTTAGACTGCTGGGTGAAAGAACGCAACCTACGGCCAAAATTCACCCAGATTGTTGCCACCCTGGATAAACTAATCCGCAATGCCGCCAGCCTCAAAGTTGTCACCAACAGCACACAGTCTACTGG GGTATCCCAACCCTTGCTTGACCGCTGCGTGCCAGACTATACAACATTCACCACTGTGGGAGATTGGCTGGACGCAATCAAGATGAGCCGCTACCATGACAATTTCATCAATGCTGGATTTGCTTCCTTTGACCTGGTTGCCCAGATGACAGCAGA AGACTTGCTGCGGATAGGGGTTACATTGGCCGGCCACCAGAAGAAGATTCTCGGTAGCATTCAGGACATGAGATTACAGATGAACCAAACACTTCCTGTCCAGGTGTGA